Proteins from a single region of Bartonella sp. M0283:
- a CDS encoding M24 family metallopeptidase, which yields MMLHRPQPIADEERLTRIRRLRGKMAAENVDAIFLGATSNLRYFTGLEWGMSERLCGVLISHEKLTYIVPAFEHSRLEELPHLSGDIVVWQEDESPFDKITRLLHPKGILAVDEAIPTSFFLALVSLIGQSRLTGAGQFTTNLRMEKSENEIALIQYAMDVTLEVQKRVRDFLHPGVSSYEVTKFIDEAHRKLCGNGSSFSIVSFGKATSIPHGVESEQILQKQDPVLIDIGTTVEGYNSDITRTYMIGDVTDDFAKKWDIEKQLQNIVFNACKIGGRAADVDNAGRKALEMFDLGPNYLLPGIPHRIGHGLGLDIHEEPYVSRHDNTILKPGMCFSDEPTLIFPGKLGIRLEDAIYMTKDGPKWFTQPALGPATI from the coding sequence ATCATGTTGCACCGACCGCAACCAATTGCCGATGAAGAACGGCTAACGCGTATCCGTCGTTTGCGTGGAAAAATGGCGGCTGAAAATGTCGATGCGATATTTTTGGGAGCAACATCCAATCTACGATATTTTACCGGTCTTGAGTGGGGTATGAGCGAGCGCCTGTGCGGTGTACTGATCTCTCATGAAAAGCTGACCTATATCGTTCCGGCATTCGAACATTCGAGATTGGAAGAACTGCCGCATTTGTCGGGAGATATTGTCGTCTGGCAGGAAGACGAAAGCCCATTCGACAAAATAACCAGACTTTTGCATCCGAAAGGCATATTGGCTGTCGATGAAGCAATTCCTACGAGTTTCTTTCTTGCGCTGGTATCGTTGATCGGTCAATCCCGTTTAACCGGTGCCGGTCAATTCACGACAAATTTGCGGATGGAAAAATCCGAAAACGAAATTGCGCTTATCCAATATGCGATGGATGTTACTTTGGAAGTGCAAAAACGTGTGCGTGATTTTTTGCATCCTGGGGTTTCTTCATACGAGGTTACAAAATTTATTGATGAGGCTCATCGCAAGCTTTGCGGAAACGGTTCGAGCTTTTCAATTGTCTCATTTGGAAAGGCCACTTCGATACCTCATGGCGTTGAAAGTGAACAAATATTGCAAAAACAGGATCCGGTGCTGATTGATATAGGCACAACGGTAGAAGGATATAATTCCGATATTACACGAACCTATATGATTGGTGATGTGACGGACGATTTCGCTAAAAAGTGGGATATAGAAAAGCAATTGCAAAATATTGTTTTCAATGCCTGCAAAATTGGTGGTCGTGCGGCAGATGTGGACAATGCCGGACGAAAAGCGTTGGAAATGTTCGATCTGGGGCCGAATTATCTGTTGCCGGGGATACCTCATCGCATTGGACATGGTCTTGGCCTTGATATTCATGAAGAACCTTATGTTTCCCGTCATGACAACACCATTTTGAAGCCGGGTATGTGCTTTTCCGATGAGCCGACCCTGATCTTCCCCGGTAAATTGGGTATCCGTCTGGAAGACGCGATCTATATGACAAAAGACGGGCCGAAGTGGTTTACACAACCGGCTCTTGGTCCAGCAACTATTTAA
- a CDS encoding SGNH family hydrolase → MKRLARFVLFLFPVIVLAFAPAVADARNIFDIIFGRKQEVQPVYPPPPPPVKKKRVIKTPAPQKANQKAQNAKRILVLGDFVANAAGDGLSQLYAENTDIVVLISTNLSSGLVRDSHYNWIDNIPKLVAKEKPDVIVMALGANDDQPIKMNGETIDVNASEWKDNYRQRITALTNTLKQTGKPFLWLGNPSFKDRDLSVAIASFNRLYKQQVEAAGGHFIDVWEGFVDEQGDFALSGYDVNGQTARLRANDGINFTSAGKKKLAFYLEKPLDGIFNLNSKDDKDNIKVDPNGPVISVLPRDVDRIAPVGFYDMAGQNNGLLGDLENPKPMKDEDSWVPRNGKHAGRADNFSTVQ, encoded by the coding sequence ATGAAAAGACTCGCACGTTTTGTCCTGTTTCTGTTTCCAGTTATTGTATTGGCATTTGCACCGGCAGTCGCAGATGCAAGAAATATTTTTGATATTATCTTCGGGCGCAAACAGGAAGTGCAGCCGGTCTATCCACCGCCACCACCGCCGGTGAAGAAAAAACGCGTTATCAAAACGCCTGCACCACAAAAAGCCAACCAGAAAGCACAGAACGCAAAACGCATTCTGGTCTTGGGCGATTTTGTTGCCAATGCTGCCGGTGATGGGTTAAGCCAGCTCTACGCAGAAAACACCGATATTGTTGTTTTGATTTCAACAAATCTGTCATCCGGTCTCGTTCGCGACAGCCACTATAATTGGATAGACAATATTCCGAAGTTGGTTGCAAAAGAAAAACCGGATGTCATTGTCATGGCACTTGGTGCCAATGATGATCAACCTATCAAAATGAATGGCGAAACCATTGATGTCAATGCCAGTGAATGGAAAGACAATTATCGTCAACGGATTACAGCACTTACAAACACTCTCAAGCAAACCGGCAAACCGTTCTTATGGTTGGGCAATCCGTCTTTCAAAGATCGGGACTTGAGCGTTGCAATAGCATCTTTCAACAGACTTTATAAGCAACAAGTGGAAGCAGCTGGCGGACACTTTATTGATGTATGGGAAGGTTTTGTTGATGAACAAGGAGATTTCGCGCTTTCCGGTTATGATGTAAACGGACAGACAGCTCGACTGCGCGCCAATGACGGGATAAATTTTACATCTGCTGGCAAAAAGAAACTCGCTTTCTACCTTGAAAAACCTTTGGACGGCATTTTCAATTTGAATTCCAAAGATGACAAGGACAATATCAAAGTCGATCCGAACGGGCCTGTCATTTCTGTTTTACCACGCGATGTCGACCGGATTGCACCTGTTGGATTTTATGACATGGCGGGACAGAATAATGGTCTTCTCGGTGATCTTGAAAACCCGAAACCTATGAAAGATGAAGATTCCTGGGTTCCACGAAACGGTAAACACGCAGGTCGTGCTGACAATTTTTCGACTGTTCAATAG
- a CDS encoding metallopeptidase family protein: protein MARPDHSHNWASRLSPSLKEIDSIARNSFANLPSRFRVLCKDLVISVTDFPDDQMMDDMGLESPFELLGLFEGQGISERFSLNTGNETNRITLFRRPILDYWSENDEALGDIVTHVLIQEIGRNFGLSDDTLDEIEEAVE, encoded by the coding sequence ATGGCTAGACCAGACCATAGTCATAACTGGGCCTCTCGCCTCTCTCCAAGTTTGAAGGAAATCGATTCAATTGCCCGGAATTCTTTCGCCAATTTGCCATCAAGATTTCGGGTTCTTTGTAAGGACCTTGTTATAAGTGTCACGGATTTTCCTGATGACCAGATGATGGATGATATGGGACTGGAATCTCCGTTCGAGCTTTTAGGCTTGTTTGAAGGACAAGGAATTAGCGAGCGGTTTTCTCTGAATACTGGCAATGAAACCAACCGGATTACATTGTTCAGGCGCCCAATCCTTGATTATTGGTCCGAAAATGATGAAGCGCTAGGCGATATCGTGACTCATGTTCTTATTCAGGAAATCGGCCGTAACTTCGGTTTGTCGGACGACACATTGGACGAAATAGAAGAAGCTGTCGAATAA
- a CDS encoding lytic murein transglycosylase, whose amino-acid sequence MKIKTNSFPQITDSRITRRFAVFGGACFIGAFCSLPALANGSDIAFRRWIAAFKTTALNAGITPATFNLAFKGVDSPDPEVLKKAAYQPEFTDPTWNYFDNRVQDNAIATGRAHGKKWAKWLSAIEKRFGVDRNILLAIWSIESDFGEAMDRDTAMRDAIRSLATLGYGDKRRAKYAQTQLIAALKILQSGDIDRAHLQGSWAGALGHTQFIPTSYLIYAVDMDGDGKRDIWTSVPDALATAANLLKKNGWQEGRPWGYEVLLPENGKFPPGSLPLSEWTKMGVKRANGKPFPYPSDKANLKLPDGRKGPVFLVTKNFFVIKRYNSADRYALAVGLLSDRIAGRPGLVKDWNRPFSPLTIQERQELQTRLNKMGYYHGNIDGKNGEVTKKAIETFQSRNGLPVDGNPSRELLTILRSR is encoded by the coding sequence ATGAAAATAAAAACAAATAGTTTCCCTCAAATAACCGATAGCCGGATAACCAGACGGTTTGCAGTTTTCGGCGGCGCCTGTTTCATCGGTGCATTTTGTTCTTTGCCTGCTTTGGCAAATGGTTCGGATATCGCCTTTAGGCGCTGGATTGCCGCCTTCAAAACAACTGCTTTGAACGCCGGCATTACGCCGGCAACGTTCAATCTCGCTTTCAAGGGGGTTGATTCTCCGGATCCGGAAGTCTTGAAAAAAGCAGCTTATCAACCTGAGTTTACAGATCCGACGTGGAACTATTTCGATAATCGGGTGCAGGACAATGCTATTGCAACCGGTCGTGCCCATGGGAAAAAATGGGCAAAGTGGCTCAGTGCGATTGAAAAACGTTTTGGTGTCGATCGCAATATACTTTTGGCAATATGGTCAATTGAATCCGATTTCGGTGAGGCAATGGATCGTGATACTGCTATGCGCGACGCCATTCGATCGCTTGCTACCCTTGGATATGGTGACAAACGCAGAGCAAAATATGCACAAACGCAGCTTATTGCCGCTTTGAAAATTCTTCAGTCCGGAGATATTGATCGCGCCCATTTACAAGGTTCATGGGCGGGAGCGCTCGGGCACACACAATTTATTCCGACAAGTTACCTTATCTACGCTGTTGACATGGATGGGGATGGAAAGCGCGATATCTGGACCTCGGTTCCTGATGCTCTGGCAACAGCAGCCAATCTGTTAAAGAAAAATGGTTGGCAAGAGGGACGCCCTTGGGGCTATGAAGTTCTGCTTCCCGAAAATGGTAAATTTCCCCCCGGCTCGTTACCTCTTTCCGAATGGACAAAAATGGGCGTAAAGCGGGCGAATGGCAAACCCTTCCCCTACCCTTCCGATAAAGCAAATTTGAAATTGCCCGATGGCCGGAAGGGGCCGGTATTTCTGGTTACTAAAAATTTCTTTGTCATAAAGCGTTACAATAGTGCCGACCGTTACGCTTTGGCTGTGGGTCTACTTTCTGACCGCATTGCCGGCCGGCCGGGATTGGTCAAAGATTGGAACAGACCGTTTTCGCCACTCACTATTCAGGAACGTCAGGAACTACAAACGAGACTGAATAAAATGGGGTACTACCACGGCAATATTGACGGTAAAAACGGAGAAGTAACCAAAAAAGCAATCGAGACTTTTCAAAGTCGCAATGGTTTGCCCGTTGATGGAAATCCGAGCCGTGAATTATTGACAATTCTTCGTAGCCGTTAA
- the aldA gene encoding aldehyde dehydrogenase gives MTPELNFIDGKLVDCKGCNTIPVTNPSTDEVIGEIYETPKGEVDRAVAAAKKAQPAWEKLPAIERAKFLKQIAQKVREHADEVANILVREQGKTQALAKVEANFTADYMDYMAGWARRIEGEIIPSDRPGETILLMRQAIGVVGGILPWNFPFFLIARKMAPALLVGNTIVIKPSVETPLNASIFAKIVANTDLPKGVFNMVFGRGSTTGQNICENPDVGLVSFTGSVDTGVRIMSAAAKNITKVNLELGGKAPAIVAKDADLDLAVRAILASRVINTGQVCNCAERVYVDRAIEAEFLERMSKAMKAVRYGNPEKMADADMGPLINKAALSSVSGFVDIALKEGAECLVGGEPADIKQGNFYQPTLLAHCKQNMEIVQKEVFGPVLPVVAFDTIDDAIEMANDTIYGLTSSIYTKDLSTAMRASNELRFGETYINRENFEAMQGFHAGTKKSGIGGADGKHGILEYTHTHVVYIQN, from the coding sequence ATGACGCCTGAACTTAATTTTATCGACGGGAAGCTCGTTGATTGCAAAGGATGCAACACGATTCCTGTTACCAATCCTTCAACTGATGAAGTTATTGGAGAAATTTATGAAACGCCGAAGGGGGAAGTTGACAGAGCTGTTGCAGCAGCCAAAAAAGCGCAACCGGCATGGGAGAAATTACCGGCAATAGAACGCGCAAAATTTTTAAAACAGATTGCCCAGAAGGTGCGCGAGCATGCGGACGAGGTCGCAAACATTCTGGTGAGAGAGCAGGGAAAAACCCAGGCACTTGCCAAGGTGGAAGCGAATTTTACTGCCGACTATATGGATTATATGGCAGGTTGGGCGCGCCGCATTGAAGGGGAAATTATCCCTTCGGACCGTCCGGGTGAAACCATTTTATTGATGCGACAGGCGATCGGCGTTGTGGGCGGTATTTTGCCGTGGAATTTTCCGTTCTTCCTGATTGCTCGGAAGATGGCGCCAGCACTTCTTGTCGGCAATACAATTGTCATCAAACCAAGTGTCGAAACGCCGCTCAATGCTTCTATTTTTGCTAAAATCGTTGCCAATACAGATTTGCCGAAAGGCGTGTTCAATATGGTCTTCGGGCGTGGTTCGACCACCGGTCAGAATATTTGCGAAAATCCGGATGTAGGGCTTGTAAGCTTTACCGGTTCTGTCGACACCGGCGTTCGTATTATGTCCGCAGCGGCAAAGAACATTACAAAAGTCAATCTGGAACTCGGTGGTAAAGCACCGGCAATTGTTGCCAAAGATGCCGATCTTGACCTTGCGGTTCGTGCTATTCTTGCGTCACGTGTTATCAATACGGGGCAGGTTTGTAACTGTGCAGAACGGGTTTATGTCGATAGAGCTATAGAAGCCGAATTTCTCGAGCGAATGAGCAAAGCTATGAAAGCGGTACGCTATGGCAATCCGGAAAAAATGGCCGACGCCGACATGGGACCGTTGATTAATAAAGCAGCCTTGTCTTCAGTTTCCGGTTTTGTCGACATTGCACTTAAAGAAGGTGCCGAATGTCTTGTCGGTGGTGAACCTGCTGACATAAAGCAAGGTAACTTCTACCAGCCGACATTGCTTGCCCACTGCAAACAGAATATGGAAATTGTCCAAAAAGAGGTTTTCGGGCCAGTTTTGCCGGTCGTTGCATTTGATACAATTGATGACGCTATTGAAATGGCTAATGACACGATTTATGGCCTCACATCATCCATTTATACCAAAGATCTTTCGACGGCCATGCGCGCATCAAATGAACTCCGTTTTGGAGAAACCTACATCAACCGCGAGAATTTCGAAGCTATGCAAGGTTTCCATGCAGGAACTAAAAAATCAGGTATTGGTGGAGCCGACGGAAAGCATGGCATACTTGAATATACCCATACTCATGTTGTTTATATACAAAATTGA
- a CDS encoding ABC transporter substrate-binding protein yields the protein MKLLKELVLSVGMATALFAISNAASAKNLVYCSEASPEGFDPALYSNGTAFDASAWTVYNRLVEFDPDKPGVFPGLAESWQISDDGKEYTFRLRKNVKFQKTAFFTPTRPLNADDVIFTFDRARNPNNPWHAYTSGIRYQYFESMGLNTLIKDIVKVDDQTVKFILERPDAPFLADLAMAFLSINSLEYAQQLEKQGKQEQFNLQPVGTGPFSFVAYQKDALIRYKANSDYYAGKPKIDNLVFAITTDPAVRAQKLKAGECDVMSYPAPADIAELKSNPDLKVVEGPGLNIAYMAYNTTMPPFDNVDVRRALNMSVNKKAIIDAVFDGAATVAKNPMPPTMWGYNDNVKDDAYDPEKAKQMLEAAGVKNFKMKIWAMPISRPYMPNARRAAELIQSDFKKVGVDAEIVSMEWGEYMKAGKAKDRDGAIIIGWTGDNGDPDNFLGVLLSCIGRGTTNFANWCSKPFDDLIEKGKSVTDQQERAKLYEQAQLIFKDQAPWLTLDHSTVFMPMRKNVTGFKLYSVSGYRFEHVDIEN from the coding sequence ATGAAGTTATTGAAAGAACTTGTACTTTCGGTTGGAATGGCTACAGCACTTTTTGCAATTTCCAATGCAGCATCGGCAAAAAATCTGGTCTATTGTTCGGAAGCATCTCCGGAAGGTTTTGATCCGGCGCTTTATTCAAACGGAACAGCATTTGATGCATCAGCATGGACTGTCTATAATCGGCTGGTAGAATTTGATCCGGATAAACCGGGCGTTTTCCCGGGTCTTGCCGAAAGTTGGCAAATATCCGATGACGGGAAAGAATACACGTTCCGGTTGCGAAAAAATGTAAAATTTCAAAAGACTGCTTTTTTTACCCCGACGCGACCATTGAATGCGGATGATGTGATTTTCACTTTTGATCGCGCTAGAAATCCGAACAATCCTTGGCATGCCTACACGTCCGGTATTCGCTATCAGTATTTTGAAAGCATGGGGCTTAACACGCTCATCAAGGATATCGTGAAAGTCGATGACCAAACGGTCAAATTCATTCTTGAGAGACCGGATGCTCCCTTTCTTGCCGATCTCGCCATGGCATTTTTATCGATTAATTCGCTTGAATATGCTCAACAATTGGAAAAGCAGGGAAAACAGGAACAGTTCAATCTTCAACCGGTCGGAACAGGCCCATTTTCTTTTGTCGCATATCAAAAAGACGCATTGATACGTTATAAAGCAAATAGCGACTATTATGCGGGAAAGCCGAAAATAGACAATCTTGTTTTTGCGATCACGACAGATCCGGCCGTTCGCGCTCAAAAGTTGAAGGCCGGCGAATGTGATGTCATGTCTTATCCGGCTCCTGCCGATATTGCTGAATTGAAATCAAATCCGGATTTGAAAGTTGTCGAGGGACCGGGATTGAATATAGCCTATATGGCTTATAATACGACAATGCCTCCCTTTGACAATGTTGATGTAAGGCGCGCACTCAATATGTCGGTCAATAAAAAGGCCATTATTGATGCTGTTTTTGATGGTGCGGCAACAGTCGCAAAAAATCCAATGCCACCGACAATGTGGGGGTATAATGACAATGTCAAGGATGATGCATATGATCCGGAAAAAGCCAAACAGATGTTGGAAGCTGCCGGTGTCAAGAACTTCAAAATGAAGATTTGGGCAATGCCGATAAGTCGGCCTTATATGCCTAACGCACGACGCGCTGCGGAGCTTATTCAATCCGATTTCAAAAAAGTTGGTGTAGATGCCGAAATCGTCTCTATGGAATGGGGCGAATATATGAAAGCGGGTAAAGCCAAGGATCGTGACGGTGCCATTATTATCGGCTGGACGGGAGATAATGGCGATCCGGATAACTTCCTTGGTGTTCTGCTCTCATGCATTGGAAGAGGGACTACGAATTTTGCGAATTGGTGCAGTAAGCCATTTGATGATCTCATTGAAAAGGGTAAGTCTGTCACCGACCAGCAAGAGCGTGCGAAACTTTATGAGCAAGCCCAGTTGATATTCAAAGACCAGGCTCCGTGGCTAACGCTCGATCATTCAACCGTATTTATGCCAATGAGAAAAAACGTAACCGGCTTCAAACTCTATTCGGTATCTGGCTATCGTTTCGAACATGTGGATATCGAAAATTAA
- the galU gene encoding UTP--glucose-1-phosphate uridylyltransferase GalU, translated as MKKIRKAVFPVAGLGTRFLPATKTVPKEMLTVVDKPVIQYVVDEAREAGIEHLIFVTGRNKAVIEDYFDAQVELYTTLAERGKKEELAHLKDLQPQPGTTSFTRQQQPLGLGHAVWCARELVGNEPFALLLPDMVMQAEKGCLSEMVRLYEATGGNIVAVQECDPEEAHKYGIVGKGKAVAHGFEITQMVEKPAKGTAPSNLYINGRYILQPEIFDILSRQEKGAGNEIQLTDGMRSLAQDQKFYGYRFEGATYDCGSKTGFIEANVAFALSRDDMRDKVLGPLTTLVANIKK; from the coding sequence TTGAAAAAAATCCGTAAAGCAGTCTTCCCCGTAGCGGGACTTGGAACACGTTTCTTACCGGCAACCAAAACTGTTCCAAAGGAAATGCTTACCGTTGTCGACAAACCCGTCATTCAATATGTGGTTGACGAAGCCCGCGAAGCCGGCATTGAGCACCTGATTTTTGTGACCGGGCGCAACAAAGCGGTTATCGAGGATTATTTCGACGCGCAGGTCGAACTTTATACGACACTTGCAGAACGTGGGAAAAAGGAAGAATTGGCCCATCTAAAGGACCTTCAACCACAGCCCGGTACGACGTCTTTTACCCGTCAACAACAACCTTTAGGGTTGGGGCACGCAGTTTGGTGTGCTCGCGAACTTGTTGGAAACGAACCTTTTGCTCTTCTGTTGCCGGATATGGTCATGCAAGCAGAAAAAGGGTGTCTTTCGGAAATGGTTCGCCTTTATGAAGCAACCGGCGGCAATATCGTTGCTGTTCAGGAATGCGATCCGGAAGAAGCACATAAATATGGTATTGTTGGTAAAGGTAAAGCGGTCGCTCACGGGTTTGAAATAACCCAGATGGTGGAAAAACCGGCAAAAGGTACGGCTCCGTCCAACCTCTATATCAACGGGCGATATATTTTGCAGCCGGAAATTTTCGATATTCTGTCGCGGCAAGAAAAAGGCGCAGGCAACGAAATCCAGTTGACGGATGGTATGCGTTCACTTGCACAAGATCAGAAGTTTTATGGCTACCGTTTTGAAGGTGCGACATATGATTGTGGCTCCAAAACCGGATTTATCGAAGCAAATGTAGCATTTGCTCTTTCGCGAGACGATATGCGTGATAAGGTTCTTGGCCCGTTAACGACATTGGTCGCGAATATAAAAAAATAA
- a CDS encoding ABC transporter substrate-binding protein — protein MKILRTIALASLSVASVAALSLSANAKTLVYCSEASPEGFDPGPYTTGTTFDASAHTIYNGLVVFKKGTTEVMPSLAESWDISPDGLEYTLHLRKGVHFQKTPYFTPSREFNADDVVFSFERQWKKDHPWYSYAPGVSWQYFDSMGFGNLLKDVKKIDDHTVKITLNQPEAAFLADLAMSFISILSKEYADKLQAAGKMLEINSKPVGTGPFILVSYQKDAVIRYKANPDYFRGKQPLDNLVFAITTDPSVRAQKLKAGECQVMANPAPADVAELKANANLVVKEQPGLNVAYLAYNTVQPPFDKVEVRQALNMAINKKNILEAVYAESGTAAKTPIPPTMWSYNKSIEDDKYDPEAAKAMLDKAGVKDLKMKIWAMPVSRPYMPNARRAAELMQADLGKIGIKVEIASMEWGEYVQRLHDKNRDGAVMLGWTGDNGDPDNFLSVLASCASVGSQNFANWCYEPFEKVISEGKITTDHQKRVELYEQAQLIFKQQAPWFVIANSTVAMPMSKKVKNYVIDPVGAHRFDNVDIDE, from the coding sequence ATGAAAATATTAAGAACAATTGCGCTGGCAAGCTTATCCGTGGCAAGCGTTGCAGCACTTTCTTTATCGGCAAATGCAAAAACGCTGGTTTATTGTTCGGAAGCCTCGCCTGAAGGCTTCGATCCGGGTCCATATACAACAGGAACGACTTTCGATGCCAGTGCGCATACAATTTATAACGGTCTCGTTGTTTTTAAAAAAGGAACAACCGAAGTTATGCCGTCACTCGCCGAGAGTTGGGATATTTCACCAGATGGTTTGGAATATACATTGCATTTGAGAAAAGGGGTGCATTTTCAAAAAACTCCCTATTTTACACCATCTCGTGAATTCAATGCGGATGATGTTGTGTTTTCGTTTGAACGGCAGTGGAAGAAAGATCATCCCTGGTACAGTTATGCACCCGGCGTGTCGTGGCAATATTTTGATAGCATGGGATTTGGCAATCTTCTCAAGGACGTAAAAAAGATTGATGATCATACAGTCAAAATCACACTGAACCAGCCGGAAGCAGCATTTTTGGCCGATTTGGCAATGAGCTTTATTTCGATTCTGTCGAAAGAATATGCGGATAAGCTGCAGGCGGCCGGAAAAATGCTGGAGATCAATTCGAAACCGGTGGGAACAGGACCATTTATACTGGTTTCCTATCAAAAAGATGCCGTGATCCGTTACAAAGCAAACCCTGATTATTTCAGGGGAAAACAACCGCTTGATAATTTGGTTTTTGCCATCACAACAGACCCGTCAGTGCGCGCACAAAAGCTGAAAGCCGGCGAGTGTCAGGTGATGGCGAATCCGGCGCCGGCCGATGTGGCCGAGTTGAAGGCCAATGCGAACCTTGTTGTAAAGGAACAGCCGGGTCTTAATGTTGCTTATCTCGCTTACAATACGGTTCAACCACCTTTTGATAAAGTGGAAGTGCGTCAGGCTTTGAATATGGCAATTAATAAGAAAAATATTCTGGAAGCCGTTTATGCAGAATCGGGCACTGCTGCCAAAACGCCGATACCCCCCACAATGTGGTCCTATAACAAATCCATCGAAGACGATAAATATGATCCTGAAGCGGCCAAAGCAATGCTCGACAAAGCAGGTGTTAAAGACCTGAAAATGAAGATTTGGGCAATGCCGGTCAGCCGCCCCTATATGCCAAATGCCCGACGTGCTGCAGAATTGATGCAGGCCGATTTGGGAAAAATTGGTATCAAAGTCGAGATCGCCTCGATGGAATGGGGTGAATACGTTCAACGTTTGCATGACAAGAACCGTGATGGCGCTGTCATGTTAGGGTGGACAGGCGATAATGGCGATCCGGATAACTTCCTGAGTGTACTGGCTTCATGCGCTTCAGTCGGCAGTCAAAATTTTGCCAATTGGTGTTACGAACCGTTTGAAAAAGTTATTTCAGAAGGAAAAATAACGACAGATCACCAAAAACGCGTCGAACTTTATGAGCAGGCACAGCTTATCTTCAAGCAACAAGCTCCTTGGTTTGTCATCGCAAATTCAACGGTGGCTATGCCAATGTCTAAAAAAGTAAAAAACTATGTCATTGATCCTGTTGGGGCTCATCGATTTGACAATGTTGATATAGATGAGTAA
- a CDS encoding SIS domain-containing protein — protein MTNKTPHFSADDAVKSAKHTISVESAGLEAIKKALEDGLSKPFAEAVKSILQSKGRVIVTGLGKSGHIGTKIAATLASTGTPAFFVHAAEANHGDLGMIEVGDVILAISWSGETVELGGILNHAARFRIPLIALTSGAHSALGQAADILLLLPKVEEACPHGLAPTTSTTMQLAMGDALAVALLTMRGFTASDFKIFHPGGSLGANLKFIRDIMHRGDRIPIVKSGTPMKEAMQVLIEKHFGCVAVVDADGNLKGIVTDGDLARNINRDLSKLTVNDVMTKDPKTVTPDMMVGAATALINDHKIGALLVVENKKPVGLVHFHDLLRIGAI, from the coding sequence ATGACAAATAAAACCCCTCATTTTTCTGCTGATGATGCAGTCAAATCTGCAAAACATACCATCTCTGTCGAGAGTGCAGGGCTTGAAGCCATAAAAAAAGCTTTGGAAGATGGTCTTTCTAAGCCTTTTGCCGAAGCTGTCAAAAGCATTCTTCAATCCAAAGGTAGGGTTATTGTTACCGGGCTCGGGAAGAGTGGCCATATCGGTACAAAAATAGCCGCAACTCTTGCCTCTACCGGAACACCGGCATTTTTTGTCCATGCTGCCGAAGCAAACCATGGTGATCTCGGAATGATCGAAGTGGGGGATGTCATCCTTGCAATATCCTGGTCGGGTGAGACTGTTGAACTCGGCGGAATATTGAATCATGCTGCCCGCTTCCGTATCCCCCTTATTGCGCTCACATCGGGCGCGCATTCTGCTTTGGGGCAAGCAGCCGATATTTTATTACTCCTGCCAAAAGTGGAAGAAGCTTGCCCGCATGGCCTTGCTCCGACAACGTCTACCACGATGCAGCTTGCTATGGGCGATGCTTTGGCAGTGGCCCTTCTTACAATGCGTGGCTTTACTGCCAGCGATTTTAAAATTTTCCATCCCGGCGGTTCTCTCGGAGCAAATTTGAAATTTATCCGTGATATTATGCATCGTGGCGACCGTATTCCGATTGTCAAAAGCGGAACACCGATGAAAGAAGCCATGCAAGTGCTTATAGAAAAACACTTTGGTTGTGTCGCGGTTGTCGATGCCGACGGCAATTTGAAAGGCATCGTCACAGATGGCGATCTTGCTCGAAATATCAATCGGGACCTTTCAAAACTTACGGTCAATGATGTTATGACAAAAGACCCCAAAACGGTTACTCCCGATATGATGGTCGGTGCAGCAACCGCCTTGATCAACGACCATAAAATTGGTGCGCTTCTGGTTGTTGAAAACAAGAAACCGGTTGGTCTTGTTCATTTTCATGATTTGTTACGAATTGGCGCGATTTAA